The proteins below are encoded in one region of Rubripirellula reticaptiva:
- a CDS encoding glycogen debranching protein: MRSPNRPSWASQEGSPFPLGVSFVAEDDAFNFAIYSKHSDRVTLLLFADDETQHPIVRVEFDYLRHKTGSIWHCRLSSAEVDGATFYGYQIDGPPPGEAFEFHRFDYEKILLDPYAHAVHFPVGFSREAARRPGSNAGRAALGWLPHGQCHFDWGDDVRPRHDSDLVIYELHVRGFTQHASSDVDSARRGTFLGVCDKIPYLVELGVTAVELMPVFQFDPDDGNYWGYMPLALFAPHHRYTSHPQMCRQRDEFRTMVKELHAAGIEVILDVVYNHTCEGDDHGPVYSFKGIDNSTYYVASGDQLHPFANHSGTGNTLHTANRTVRRLVVDSMRYWVEVMHVDGFRFDLASIFTRDTEGNINADDPPIIGQIGAEDELACVRLIAEPWDASGTFQLGKSFPGMQWMQWNANFRECLQRFVRGDRGMVGELMTRVYGSCDLFPDDRMFAYRPYQSVNYIASHDGFTIADLVSYATKSNWANGENNTDGASEFSCNCGWEGCKDVPVDVLRNRKQRVKNFFALLMLSAGTPMFRMGDEFLNTQNGNSNPYNQDNETNWLDWRQAETNHDMLRFVRMMIAFRKAHPSICRSRFWRDDIKWYGTDHLVDLSPGSTCLAYSLHGATERDSDLYVMINGGDDAATFGIQEGSPGTWRRVIETSLPSPNDIVNESDSTIIDDTTYSVAGHSVVVLMR; this comes from the coding sequence ATGCGTAGTCCCAATCGTCCGAGCTGGGCGTCGCAAGAAGGATCACCTTTTCCGCTCGGCGTTTCCTTTGTCGCCGAAGACGATGCGTTTAACTTTGCGATCTATTCCAAGCATTCCGATCGTGTGACGCTGCTGCTGTTCGCGGATGATGAAACACAGCATCCGATTGTTCGCGTCGAATTTGACTATCTGCGTCATAAAACGGGCTCAATTTGGCATTGCCGTCTAAGCTCTGCCGAAGTCGACGGCGCGACGTTTTATGGGTATCAGATCGACGGACCGCCGCCAGGGGAAGCGTTCGAGTTTCATCGTTTCGACTACGAAAAGATCCTGCTTGACCCGTACGCTCACGCGGTTCATTTCCCCGTCGGATTCAGTCGTGAGGCTGCGCGCAGGCCGGGTTCGAACGCCGGAAGGGCGGCGCTCGGTTGGTTGCCACATGGCCAATGCCATTTTGATTGGGGCGATGATGTTCGGCCGCGTCACGATTCGGATCTTGTCATCTACGAACTCCATGTCCGCGGGTTCACTCAGCACGCGAGCTCCGATGTCGATTCGGCCAGGCGAGGAACGTTCTTGGGCGTCTGTGACAAGATTCCGTATTTGGTGGAACTCGGAGTCACCGCAGTAGAGTTAATGCCTGTGTTTCAATTCGACCCCGATGATGGAAATTACTGGGGCTACATGCCACTTGCGCTCTTTGCGCCGCATCATCGATACACCAGCCATCCGCAAATGTGCCGGCAACGGGATGAGTTTCGCACGATGGTGAAAGAACTGCATGCGGCGGGAATCGAAGTGATCTTAGACGTTGTCTACAACCACACTTGTGAAGGTGACGACCATGGTCCGGTGTACAGTTTCAAAGGCATCGATAACAGTACGTATTATGTTGCGTCGGGCGATCAACTTCATCCATTCGCTAATCACAGCGGAACGGGCAATACTCTGCATACGGCCAATCGAACCGTTCGGCGGCTAGTGGTTGATAGCATGCGATATTGGGTCGAAGTCATGCATGTCGACGGATTCCGATTCGATCTGGCATCGATCTTCACGCGTGATACCGAGGGCAACATCAACGCGGATGACCCACCGATCATCGGGCAAATAGGCGCCGAGGATGAACTAGCTTGTGTTCGTTTGATCGCCGAACCGTGGGATGCGTCAGGCACGTTCCAGCTCGGCAAGAGCTTTCCCGGTATGCAGTGGATGCAGTGGAATGCAAACTTTCGGGAGTGCTTACAGCGATTCGTCCGCGGTGATCGCGGAATGGTTGGTGAGTTGATGACGCGGGTTTATGGAAGTTGCGACTTGTTCCCCGACGATCGCATGTTCGCCTACCGTCCCTACCAAAGCGTCAACTACATCGCCTCGCACGACGGTTTCACGATAGCTGATTTGGTTTCCTATGCGACAAAAAGCAATTGGGCCAATGGAGAGAACAACACGGACGGTGCAAGCGAATTCAGTTGCAATTGTGGTTGGGAAGGTTGCAAAGATGTTCCGGTTGATGTTTTGCGAAACAGAAAGCAACGCGTGAAGAACTTCTTTGCTTTGTTGATGTTGTCGGCTGGTACGCCAATGTTTCGGATGGGCGACGAATTCTTGAATACGCAGAATGGCAACAGCAATCCGTACAACCAAGACAACGAAACCAATTGGCTGGATTGGCGCCAAGCCGAAACGAATCACGATATGCTGCGGTTTGTTCGAATGATGATCGCGTTCCGGAAGGCTCATCCATCGATTTGCCGGTCCCGGTTCTGGCGAGATGACATCAAATGGTATGGAACGGATCACTTAGTCGATCTGTCACCAGGCTCGACATGTTTAGCGTATAGCTTACACGGCGCAACGGAGCGAGATTCGGATCTCTACGTGATGATTAACGGCGGCGACGACGCGGCAACGTTTGGTATCCAAGAAGGTAGCCCCGGGACATGGCGACGCGTGATCGAAACATCGTTGCCCAGCCCGAACGACATTGTCAATGAGTCGGACAGCACGATCATTGATGATACGACGTATTCAGTTGCTGGACACAGCGTTGTAGTATTGATGCGGTGA
- a CDS encoding histone deacetylase family protein → MTLLYFDPIFLEHRTGDHPESPDRILPAIDQLSCTGLGAAYQRPAWQPVSTDRLAYVHDEDYIKSVQQYADAGGGYLDSDTVVSKRSYEAAIHATGAVCDATERVIRAEDTNAFCLVRPPGHHAMPDHATGFCLFNHIAVAARVATNELGIDRVLIVDFDVHHGNGTQATFYDSGDVGYFSIHRSPFYPNTGFASDIGEGNGRGMTMNVPIRFGESRTDQIDRFRQTVNSFADHVQPQLVMVSAGFDAHKEDPIGSLGWESEDFRTVTRLLLDIASKHACGRLVSVLEGGYNAEAVAECIAIHLEELGG, encoded by the coding sequence ATGACTCTGCTCTATTTCGATCCAATCTTCTTGGAACACCGCACGGGTGACCATCCGGAAAGCCCCGACCGAATCTTACCGGCTATCGATCAACTAAGCTGCACTGGCCTTGGTGCCGCTTACCAACGTCCGGCTTGGCAGCCGGTATCGACTGATCGTTTGGCGTACGTTCACGACGAAGACTACATCAAATCCGTTCAACAGTATGCCGACGCGGGCGGCGGTTACCTTGACTCCGACACGGTAGTCAGCAAGCGATCCTATGAAGCCGCTATCCACGCGACGGGCGCCGTTTGCGACGCGACCGAGCGGGTGATTCGAGCCGAAGACACCAACGCGTTTTGCTTGGTCCGTCCCCCCGGTCATCACGCCATGCCCGATCATGCGACGGGCTTTTGCCTTTTCAACCATATCGCAGTCGCGGCGCGAGTTGCCACGAATGAACTGGGCATTGATCGAGTCTTGATCGTTGACTTTGATGTTCATCACGGAAACGGCACGCAGGCGACGTTCTATGACTCGGGTGACGTCGGGTATTTCTCTATCCACCGTTCGCCGTTTTATCCAAACACTGGATTCGCTAGCGACATCGGCGAGGGTAACGGTCGCGGTATGACGATGAACGTGCCGATCAGGTTTGGTGAATCCCGTACCGATCAGATCGATCGGTTTCGCCAAACAGTGAACAGCTTTGCCGATCACGTCCAGCCACAGCTTGTGATGGTGAGTGCCGGCTTCGACGCGCACAAAGAAGACCCAATCGGTTCACTAGGCTGGGAGAGCGAAGACTTTCGCACCGTCACACGGTTGCTGCTGGATATTGCGTCGAAGCATGCATGCGGTCGTTTGGTTAGCGTCCTCGAAGGAGGCTACAACGCCGAGGCAGTTGCGGAATGCATCGCTATTCATTTGGAAGAACTAGGAGGCTAA
- a CDS encoding response regulator transcription factor, with translation MSLNTKRIVIVDDHPSTRDGLVTRVELEPDLEVVGEASDVDEAITVIGRARPNIAVIDVSLKSSSGIDLVKVIKERYPCVKMLVWSMYDDSLYAERAVRAGAMGYINKQQVTDRIIEAIRTIIGGELFLSKEVSARILNRVIAGRASVAAAPIESLSDRELETFRLIGQGITTKEIATAMNLSPKTIETYRSRIKEKLGLDDTTLLTREATQWVLENG, from the coding sequence ATGAGTTTAAACACGAAACGAATCGTCATCGTCGACGATCATCCCTCGACCCGCGATGGACTCGTCACTCGTGTCGAGCTGGAACCCGATTTAGAGGTGGTCGGCGAAGCTTCGGATGTGGATGAAGCCATTACGGTGATCGGAAGGGCTCGACCAAACATCGCGGTGATCGATGTCTCCCTTAAATCTAGCAGCGGCATCGATCTGGTGAAGGTCATTAAGGAACGCTATCCATGCGTCAAAATGCTAGTATGGTCGATGTATGACGACTCGCTTTACGCCGAGCGGGCAGTTCGCGCCGGTGCGATGGGATATATCAATAAACAACAAGTCACGGACAGAATCATCGAGGCGATCCGAACGATTATCGGTGGCGAGTTGTTTCTCAGTAAAGAAGTCTCGGCGAGAATTTTGAACCGCGTGATCGCTGGTCGGGCATCAGTCGCCGCAGCTCCGATCGAATCGCTATCCGACCGCGAACTCGAAACGTTTCGCTTGATCGGGCAAGGCATTACTACCAAAGAAATCGCCACAGCAATGAATCTCAGCCCAAAAACCATCGAGACGTACCGCTCCCGAATTAAGGAGAAACTGGGACTCGACGACACCACCTTGCTGACTCGTGAAGCGACTCAGTGGGTTTTGGAAAACGGCTAG
- a CDS encoding ATP-binding protein, translated as MATRVLIVEDDFDTRNSLCDILSLEGYQINTAETAEDAIRQIDKQAFDFIIIDWYLSNMTAGEFLPQLCSHAPGASILIATGSSEIMHAVHAMQHGASDYVVKPICTELLLGSMRRAMKLQLAQRRAIQSERLAAVGTAVTAVAHESRNALHRIRSRVSLIRLTYENNAELLEDLSAIEEASSLLESYFEELREFSAPIVLSKTPCGLKNLVLRVWNHVQCVAASSDSLLTLPDHDVQCMLDPVRIEQVLRNLFENAIAASDGNARVDMDWSPSEFDDQGTLCITVSDNGNGFTAEQRMSAFDPFFTTKVHGTGLGLPICRRIIEAHGGSIAVEENGGSGGIITIALPGLICNSECQPAICSAYTE; from the coding sequence ATGGCTACGAGAGTTTTGATTGTCGAAGATGACTTCGACACCCGCAACAGCCTATGTGACATTCTGAGTTTGGAAGGGTATCAGATCAATACCGCCGAGACGGCTGAGGATGCGATCAGGCAAATCGACAAACAGGCATTTGATTTCATCATCATCGATTGGTATCTATCCAACATGACTGCCGGAGAATTTTTGCCGCAACTGTGCAGTCACGCTCCTGGCGCGTCGATTCTGATCGCAACCGGTTCGTCTGAAATCATGCATGCCGTCCATGCGATGCAGCATGGGGCGAGTGACTATGTCGTTAAACCGATCTGCACTGAACTTCTGCTGGGCAGCATGCGGCGGGCGATGAAACTTCAATTAGCCCAGAGACGGGCGATTCAATCCGAGCGTCTGGCTGCGGTTGGAACCGCAGTCACGGCGGTCGCTCACGAGAGTCGAAACGCATTGCATCGAATTCGTTCCCGTGTCAGTTTGATCCGGCTAACGTACGAAAACAATGCAGAGTTACTGGAAGATTTATCAGCGATCGAGGAAGCTAGCTCGCTTTTGGAATCATACTTTGAGGAACTGCGAGAATTCAGTGCGCCGATCGTATTGAGCAAAACGCCATGCGGTTTAAAGAACTTGGTTCTACGTGTGTGGAATCACGTGCAATGTGTTGCGGCTAGTTCAGACTCGCTGCTCACACTTCCCGATCATGACGTCCAGTGCATGCTTGACCCCGTTCGCATCGAGCAGGTGCTGCGAAATCTGTTCGAAAATGCGATCGCAGCAAGCGATGGTAACGCTCGAGTCGACATGGATTGGTCACCTAGCGAATTTGACGATCAAGGGACGCTTTGTATCACGGTCAGCGACAACGGAAACGGATTCACCGCTGAACAGCGAATGTCTGCGTTTGATCCATTCTTCACGACGAAAGTCCACGGTACAGGTCTAGGGTTGCCGATTTGTCGCCGGATCATCGAGGCCCATGGCGGTTCTATCGCCGTTGAAGAAAATGGGGGAAGTGGCGGAATCATCACGATTGCTCTACCCGGGCTGATTTGCAACTCAGAATGTCAGCCAGCAATCTGTTCAGCCTATACTGAGTAG
- a CDS encoding alcohol dehydrogenase catalytic domain-containing protein, giving the protein MKAMILSGCGLLSVQPRPLSLVDIDTPKPTDNELLIRVSACGVCHTELDEIEGRLTPPHLPVILGHQVVGRVAECGKNVQRFRTDERVGVGWIYHSNGLPDENLSPQFAGTGYDVNGGYAEFMTVPETYAAQIPDNLTDTQAAPLMCAGAIGYRAIRLTGMRDGDPLGLMGFGGSGHLVLPTAKHLFPNSSVYVFTRGRSGQQFARDLGADWAGDIDSTPPETVQAIIDTTPAWKPVVESLKKLRHGGRLVINAIRKEEEEDKHELLNLSYHEHLWMEREIKSVANLTHADIVEFLPLAALIPLRPEVTTYRLDQANEALCDLRFGRIKGAKVLVMETIT; this is encoded by the coding sequence ATGAAGGCAATGATCCTCAGCGGGTGCGGCCTGCTAAGCGTGCAACCACGCCCACTGTCCCTGGTCGATATAGACACGCCCAAGCCAACTGACAACGAACTGCTGATTCGAGTTTCTGCTTGTGGCGTCTGTCATACTGAACTGGACGAAATCGAAGGTCGGCTGACACCGCCGCATTTGCCCGTCATTCTCGGTCATCAAGTCGTCGGACGGGTTGCCGAGTGCGGCAAAAACGTCCAGCGGTTTAGAACGGACGAGCGTGTGGGTGTCGGCTGGATATATCACTCCAATGGCTTGCCCGATGAAAACCTTTCACCGCAGTTTGCTGGCACTGGTTACGACGTCAACGGCGGCTACGCGGAATTCATGACAGTGCCGGAAACCTACGCGGCCCAGATTCCAGACAACTTGACCGACACTCAGGCTGCACCACTAATGTGCGCTGGAGCGATCGGCTACCGCGCGATACGGCTCACCGGAATGCGTGATGGCGATCCGCTTGGTTTGATGGGATTCGGTGGGTCAGGCCACTTGGTTTTGCCCACAGCAAAACATCTTTTTCCCAATTCCTCTGTCTACGTGTTCACTCGCGGGCGGTCCGGGCAACAGTTTGCTCGAGACCTGGGGGCGGATTGGGCAGGAGACATTGATTCCACACCACCGGAAACTGTGCAAGCGATCATCGACACCACGCCTGCATGGAAGCCTGTTGTTGAATCTTTGAAAAAGCTGAGACACGGCGGGCGTCTCGTTATCAACGCGATTCGAAAAGAAGAAGAAGAAGACAAGCACGAACTATTGAATTTGAGCTATCACGAACACTTGTGGATGGAGCGTGAGATCAAGTCAGTTGCTAACCTTACGCACGCTGACATTGTCGAATTCTTGCCACTCGCGGCGTTGATCCCGCTGCGTCCCGAGGTAACCACCTACCGATTGGACCAGGCCAACGAAGCGCTGTGTGACCTTCGGTTTGGGCGGATCAAGGGAGCCAAGGTGTTGGTGATGGAGACGATCACTTGA
- a CDS encoding carboxypeptidase regulatory-like domain-containing protein has product MKIQFRTSLTMAIAMAWFIVIHTQSIHAETGITGRVAAQTEDGKYAGMVAGAKIEVLKPGGEVVTTTTSNPQGMFKIELPVGQYYYRVHADGFKDEDEGRGFEVKRNGQMELFHLALTKGENDPDRVRPVIPPPINGELIGRVLQRTHEGEKGIAHARITLVHESTRQVKNVLVSPERSPSGESGSYQVLLKAGIWRASVRATGFQTYIDLKPIEISVGGKTGRDFVLQQTELPAELLAKQGIRGTVKISKGDRVYPAPFEVTVNLVRAIDRAIAATTTTTIRENDFSFDTAPGSYHVVASAPDSEFAKAISAPVHVFPGRRSHVNLVMHAKPLEPPPTAIAQPEQDPIETPMEELPALTDQGIAELGPQQELLDVEILTLRHDTNEPLIETEILLREVTDRRASVIQGRTGNDGIARFNLPAGRYFVVARLSGFEVIEAQPAASFMRGRLVLNVENDKPTKATFFLDHHREPAATAGTLVIEAYDEKLGTPIADANVSVTREFLSPRVLKTDANGVTSVSGASEGDYSVKISHPNYFTVTRRIAYLPAQPRHRIFLNRHPAYSTDRHMVSGAVMYQGETGLGTALIEDAQISWSGPARVRINSGPRGLYSVTLPGGTYTVAVDPPAETNFASRVFTGIEVSGDTTRNFVLGRSSTDTPSLTRPQVQVNVYDARSRRPIADAQVSMQLRGSGGVTADEGTTDTNGRADLFISEGGQYLVTTSAAGYSSRRIESEVTSGRISIVNVGLTRGSDTGPNFVNVSGWVLTERGRGTKVIPQLIPGRHSLDRSRYEGVAGASVLWQFPSEGGLPGAMRVARTDSRGHFTIEGLSEQNYAVRVNAIGFGPLQQKVRVHQGMPDLQLILDRNTASETFPPSDTIRPTDPLGKKHTVSVAVIDQQRRPVANAIVTVSSQTIPGTAMVSPSVRRGQTDARGNFDVQLDPGSYQIRVQGTGFDSVVTNLVMTNRSLTRTIQVKRQTISPIPPGSEIPGLIRPEDRPTLLSRYQVQIQVVDETRKGISGATVTAMQGGRAVSTGQTDAGGYFRTQLSPGGYAIKASGPNIHPGGTTVTVRNANTNATVRVVGAQSTSQSRTIYPSNLQYAAQYLPPGTKQWITLGTYSSRDQAKQALQTRKLPIKSETRIVPQQPMRRVLKPTFK; this is encoded by the coding sequence ATGAAAATTCAATTCCGAACGTCGTTGACGATGGCAATCGCGATGGCATGGTTCATTGTGATTCATACTCAATCGATCCACGCTGAAACCGGAATCACGGGCCGAGTCGCTGCGCAAACCGAAGACGGCAAGTATGCTGGCATGGTGGCGGGCGCAAAAATCGAAGTCCTCAAGCCCGGTGGCGAAGTCGTCACAACGACCACCTCGAATCCGCAAGGCATGTTCAAGATTGAACTGCCAGTCGGACAGTACTACTACCGCGTTCATGCCGACGGCTTTAAAGACGAAGACGAAGGTCGAGGTTTTGAAGTCAAACGTAATGGTCAAATGGAGCTTTTTCATCTGGCGCTGACCAAAGGCGAAAATGATCCAGATCGAGTCAGGCCAGTTATCCCGCCACCAATCAACGGCGAGTTGATCGGTCGTGTTTTGCAACGGACGCATGAAGGCGAAAAGGGTATCGCTCACGCACGGATCACGTTGGTTCATGAATCAACCCGACAAGTTAAAAACGTCTTGGTCAGTCCCGAACGCAGTCCGTCCGGCGAGAGCGGTTCCTACCAGGTTCTGCTCAAAGCCGGAATTTGGCGAGCGTCAGTTCGTGCTACTGGGTTTCAAACCTACATCGATCTGAAACCGATTGAAATCAGCGTTGGCGGAAAGACCGGTCGCGATTTTGTGCTGCAACAAACAGAGTTACCCGCCGAGCTTCTGGCCAAGCAAGGCATTCGCGGCACCGTGAAAATCTCCAAAGGCGATCGAGTTTATCCCGCACCATTTGAAGTTACTGTAAACCTAGTTCGAGCGATTGATCGAGCAATCGCTGCGACGACGACCACCACCATTCGCGAAAACGACTTTTCGTTTGATACTGCGCCGGGATCGTATCACGTCGTTGCGTCGGCACCCGATAGCGAGTTTGCAAAAGCCATTAGCGCTCCGGTGCATGTGTTTCCGGGGCGCCGATCCCATGTGAACTTGGTGATGCACGCGAAACCGTTGGAACCACCCCCTACCGCGATTGCACAACCAGAACAGGATCCTATCGAAACACCGATGGAGGAATTACCGGCATTGACCGATCAAGGCATCGCGGAGTTGGGACCTCAGCAGGAGCTTTTGGATGTGGAGATCCTTACGCTGCGTCATGACACCAACGAACCGCTGATTGAAACCGAAATTCTGCTACGCGAAGTTACCGACCGCCGCGCCAGCGTGATCCAGGGGCGCACAGGCAATGACGGGATCGCTCGGTTCAATTTGCCGGCGGGTCGATACTTCGTCGTCGCTCGACTGAGTGGTTTCGAGGTCATCGAAGCACAGCCCGCCGCTAGCTTCATGCGAGGGCGTTTGGTCTTGAACGTTGAGAACGACAAGCCGACGAAGGCGACATTCTTCCTAGACCATCATCGTGAACCAGCGGCGACAGCGGGTACACTCGTCATCGAAGCCTACGACGAAAAACTCGGCACGCCGATCGCCGACGCCAACGTGTCGGTGACACGTGAGTTCTTGAGCCCTCGCGTTTTGAAAACTGATGCCAACGGAGTCACGTCCGTATCGGGGGCATCCGAAGGTGACTACAGCGTTAAGATTAGCCACCCGAACTACTTCACCGTCACACGCCGCATCGCGTATCTTCCAGCTCAGCCCCGGCATCGGATTTTCCTCAACCGACATCCCGCTTACTCGACCGATCGTCACATGGTTTCCGGTGCAGTGATGTATCAAGGGGAAACGGGACTCGGCACGGCATTGATCGAAGACGCTCAAATCAGTTGGTCTGGTCCGGCGCGAGTGCGGATCAACTCGGGACCTCGCGGACTTTACTCCGTCACCCTTCCTGGCGGCACCTACACCGTCGCCGTCGATCCGCCCGCTGAGACCAACTTCGCCAGTCGTGTCTTTACCGGGATCGAGGTTAGCGGCGACACGACTCGAAACTTCGTTTTGGGACGGAGTTCGACAGATACTCCCTCGCTGACTCGGCCACAGGTCCAAGTCAACGTCTATGATGCCCGATCGCGGCGCCCCATCGCCGACGCGCAAGTTTCGATGCAACTTCGTGGCAGCGGTGGCGTTACCGCCGACGAAGGAACCACAGACACCAACGGCCGCGCCGACTTGTTTATCAGCGAAGGTGGTCAGTATTTGGTAACCACCAGTGCCGCCGGCTACTCATCACGCCGAATCGAAAGCGAAGTCACATCCGGACGAATCAGTATTGTTAACGTCGGGCTGACACGCGGATCCGACACCGGCCCCAACTTCGTTAACGTCAGTGGTTGGGTGCTGACCGAGCGTGGGCGAGGCACGAAGGTGATTCCCCAACTGATACCGGGGCGACATTCCCTTGATCGAAGTCGATATGAAGGCGTAGCCGGCGCCAGTGTCTTGTGGCAATTTCCAAGCGAAGGCGGATTGCCTGGCGCGATGCGAGTCGCCCGTACCGACAGTCGCGGCCATTTCACAATCGAGGGTCTTTCCGAACAGAACTACGCGGTACGCGTCAATGCCATCGGATTCGGACCACTGCAACAGAAGGTCCGCGTCCATCAGGGAATGCCCGACCTGCAACTGATCCTCGATCGTAACACAGCGTCCGAAACGTTCCCGCCATCCGACACGATTCGGCCAACTGATCCGCTGGGAAAGAAACACACAGTTAGCGTCGCCGTGATCGACCAACAACGCCGGCCCGTGGCCAATGCGATCGTGACAGTTTCGTCGCAAACGATTCCAGGAACTGCCATGGTCTCGCCAAGCGTGCGACGTGGCCAAACCGACGCACGAGGAAACTTTGACGTCCAACTCGATCCGGGTTCGTATCAGATTCGTGTTCAAGGAACCGGATTTGACTCAGTCGTCACCAACCTCGTGATGACGAACAGAAGCCTCACTCGAACCATCCAAGTTAAACGTCAAACGATCAGCCCAATCCCACCAGGAAGTGAAATTCCGGGCCTGATTCGTCCAGAAGACCGTCCCACTTTGCTGAGTCGCTATCAAGTTCAGATCCAAGTCGTTGACGAAACACGAAAGGGTATTAGCGGGGCGACGGTGACTGCGATGCAGGGAGGTCGGGCGGTTAGCACAGGTCAAACGGATGCCGGTGGATATTTCCGGACGCAACTTTCACCCGGGGGCTACGCGATCAAAGCCTCCGGACCAAACATTCATCCTGGCGGTACAACGGTGACCGTCCGAAACGCGAACACCAACGCGACGGTTCGTGTTGTTGGCGCCCAATCGACGTCGCAATCCCGAACCATCTATCCCAGCAATTTACAATATGCCGCCCAATACCTGCCACCTGGCACGAAGCAGTGGATCACGTTGGGCACGTACTCCTCGCGTGATCAAGCCAAGCAGGCGCTGCAGACGAGAAAGCTGCCGATCAAATCCGAAACGCGAATTGTACCGCAACAACCGATGCGCCGAGTCCTAAAACCGACCTTCAAGTGA
- a CDS encoding glycoside hydrolase family 130 protein, with amino-acid sequence MDNAIFTRYESNPILTADDWPYPCNTVFNPAAVRLKDGTTLLLCRVEDHRGFSHLCAARSVDGLKGWVIDPTPTLDHAPDSHPEEIWGLEDPRITHVPELDRYAVVYTSFSKGGPSVSLALTEDFHCFERYGAIMAPEDKDACLFPHRIGQYWALIHRPVGSIGASGAHIWISYSPDLRHWGSHKMLLPARQGGWWDANRIGLSPPLIQTDRGWLMIYHGVRSTAGGKVYRIGLALLDLQQPEKILLRSDRWLFAPETDYERGGDVENVVFPTGVTIADDGDTLRMSYGAADTCVAVATASVNELLTWLDAHGRSDWERHLL; translated from the coding sequence ATGGATAACGCAATCTTTACTCGCTACGAGTCGAATCCGATCTTGACGGCGGATGATTGGCCTTACCCCTGTAACACTGTGTTCAACCCGGCAGCGGTGCGTTTGAAAGATGGAACGACGTTACTGTTATGCCGAGTCGAAGATCATCGTGGATTTTCGCATTTGTGTGCGGCGCGTTCTGTCGATGGTCTGAAGGGTTGGGTGATCGATCCAACGCCAACGCTGGATCATGCTCCGGACAGTCATCCAGAAGAAATCTGGGGGCTCGAGGATCCACGAATCACGCATGTTCCCGAGCTTGATCGTTACGCCGTTGTTTACACCTCCTTTTCCAAAGGCGGACCAAGTGTTTCGCTGGCACTTACCGAGGACTTCCATTGCTTTGAGCGTTACGGTGCGATCATGGCGCCAGAAGACAAAGACGCCTGTTTGTTTCCCCATCGAATCGGACAGTACTGGGCACTGATTCATCGACCGGTGGGCAGCATTGGCGCATCGGGAGCGCACATTTGGATTTCGTACTCACCAGACCTGCGTCACTGGGGCAGCCACAAGATGTTGCTTCCAGCGAGACAGGGTGGATGGTGGGATGCGAATCGCATCGGGTTGTCACCGCCGTTGATTCAAACGGATCGCGGTTGGCTAATGATCTATCACGGTGTCCGGTCCACTGCGGGCGGAAAGGTGTACCGCATTGGGTTAGCACTACTTGATTTGCAGCAACCCGAAAAGATCTTGCTGCGAAGCGACCGTTGGCTATTTGCGCCGGAAACGGATTATGAACGCGGCGGTGATGTCGAGAACGTGGTTTTCCCCACCGGTGTCACGATTGCCGACGACGGTGACACGTTGCGCATGTCCTACGGTGCGGCCGACACTTGCGTCGCCGTCGCCACTGCGAGCGTCAACGAATTGCTCACTTGGCTCGACGCACACGGACGCAGTGACTGGGAACGTCACTTGTTGTAG